The genome window GAAGTAAgtgaaatgtatatttattgtgtttcTTTCTACCATTATCCACAGCTTAACTCGTCAGATCATTTAAATACCAATTAATGTTATATAGACATAACGAGGTTAAGATATATTATCGAATAATATCATAGGGTAATTTaaacatacaattttaattgttaattggtCGTCAACAATCTTGAGACAGATTTGTTCCACATAGAACTCcattttcatatgacatagTTAAAGCTATGATTATACAAAGATGAATTATCTACGTTTGATAACCTCCTGTTTTTGCAGTGGAACTCGCTCCCAGAGCGTACGGAAATGTGCATCTTGTTTGTGTGGATTGAAATTGGCGATGGTATCTCTCGAATAGCTGTGAAAGGACGGGGGCAATTCGGCGGAATCTCCCACATTATCATGATCCGTCGCTGACTCATCCGCATCCATGAATTCCAGAGCATGTGACTATACGAGAATAAATGGATATTAATCAATGTGATGCACGATTTTGGCCACAGCTTTCCAGCTGGCTTACCTGATGGCTGGCTAACAGTAGCCATAGGAGTGGGATTAGTAGGGGTAAGAGGCACTTTGGGAGCTGCGGGCGCAGCTGTCTGCATGGGGATGCCATAAacacaacaatcacaatcacaataacaacaaaaaaaaagtgaaaaactcAGCTTAAAACCGCTTACAACATTTTACGTTGGCCAACGAAATGCGACTGGCCGCAACTCGTCGCATTCTCTAATTGACGGCCCCCAATTGTCGCCTCCGGCGCTACCTTCCAACCTCTCTACGTCCCTCTCcctctacctctctctctctctttcatacAGTTCGGCTACACGTGTGCCGCATACCGAATAGCTTGAGTGACCCTAACTTTTGGTCTATTTTTAGCGCACCGCGTCATTTGCGACCCTCTCGCCAGTTCCCCCCGCCACCCCTCAGTCACCCTGTTCCCATGACGAGCTAAGCTTTTTTGCCAATGCGGGCAATTTTAATAGGCTGTAGCCACCTTCCCTCCCCCCTTTCGTCACATACACCTCTTTGCTGTGTTGACTCAACTTTGCACATTTTAATGATGGAAATTACCTTTTGTTgtcgaaccgaaccgaaccgaaccgaaccataCCGAACCCAATCCGATactttgtataatttaatttgcaacatTTCGCTTAAGTTTTTGTccaaaacaattgcaaattattaACCAGAACGTTAACAATTATATTGCTGTGTTTGCTCATGCTCGATCAAAAATTCTGTCTCTATAATGAACAACACTGAATCGCAATCAACTGCACAAACTGAAAggcaattaaaatgtcaaattatttcaattgtttccAGATGATTcgtaaaaataatgttaaagtaaatgccattattattttttcagattAGTTGGCAAATTTCCCAAAAGGTTGTAAATAACAGCAATTCATTATCAAAGATACTATGGATATGCTAAACTTAAAGACTAAAATAGCTATATTGAACTACTTTATAGAGTATCCGTTAAACTTGTAGTTATATGAATCATATAAAGTCCGCTTTGAAAGgtatatacatgtgtgtatcTACTGACAAAAGCGAATATTCAATTACCAATACGTATTCTTCTATTTAGGAATTCTCGCAGAAACCTTTTAAAAGCTTATTTTTTGTCTAAACGAGACACATAGTCGTAAATGTGTTTAATCCTTAGTCCTTCATTATTTAAGTTGTTTCATCAAGGCACGCAAATCAGGCGCATTAATTCCACACAccttcaaattcaattaatttgaagcTTATCAAAAAATGCAATCATCGCGGGTCGCGGGTATAAACTCATAAGTTGAGTAGAGTGTATATAAAAGAGTCGGTTTATCTGTTTGCCTATTTACCTGATGGCTGTGATGTATTTTTCATGTATTTAGTAAACATAGTTAAAGATCGTTATCCAATTAGTCAAAAGCTCATGTAATAAATTGCCTGAATTAAGGTGcggaattttaattacataattTACGCGTGCGCCCTCTAACAGAATTCAGGAGCGGATTCTCGGCCAATGAGGAAGTTGTGTGTATTAGAGTCAAGAAAATATGGCAAATGCTAAACACAAAAAGAAGACAAAATTGATATAGTATTAACAGCAAGCCGCCGAGTAAATACACTTCTATTCAgcatagaaaaatttatagttGGTTTGATATCAAAAATGATCCTGTGAAATATAGTCTGTAAGTAAAACAGTGTTGTAAAGACATCATTTAGTGGTTTTAGCacaagaaaaatgtatatattctatat of Drosophila innubila isolate TH190305 chromosome X, UK_Dinn_1.0, whole genome shotgun sequence contains these proteins:
- the LOC117789568 gene encoding uncharacterized protein LOC117789568, whose product is MASPCRQLRPQLPKCLLPLLIPLLWLLLASHQSHALEFMDADESATDHDNVGDSAELPPSFHSYSRDTIANFNPHKQDAHFRTLWERVPLQKQEVIKRR